In Falco biarmicus isolate bFalBia1 chromosome 7, bFalBia1.pri, whole genome shotgun sequence, a single window of DNA contains:
- the LOC130152625 gene encoding uncharacterized protein LOC130152625, which yields MLLAGSTGSAPDSVEHPSHQSGETTKAASHCFVRENKLRLLLFSFFTCLYCCYPANLDQQFWTLKPEFSHWLCASYLDASTAKPWRKVTAASGRETRTNAATIPVGLCGTSPERGTEHTAGPACLHTAGEGSVLGENTGLCGVQVPGTAVRARARGDTSPLSSRKSPGSARASCRRLGRLLADSECAAQACRGFQVHPHSSGLCCSTFFPPSRRKTPHVPSALSVPWSFACCSSTRPARASPGRHRRKATTRRAARSTELHQAQGCLGRPECRDRLTWTGS from the exons ATGCTCCTGGCAGGCAGTACAGGGTCTGCTCCAGACAGCGTGGAGCACCCGTCTCATCAGTCAGGAGAAACCACCAAAGCAGCCAGTCACTGTTTTGTGCGGGAAAACAAGCTGAGgttgttgctgttttcatttttcacctgTTTATATTGCTGCTACCCAGCCAACTTGGATCAGCAG TTTTGGAcattaaaaccagaatttaGCCACTGGCTTTGTGCTTCCTACCTGGATGCAAGTACTGCAAAG CCCTGGAGGAAAGTGACTGCTGCCTCTGGAAGAGAAACCAG GACCAACGCAGCCACCATCCCCGTGGGGCTCTGCGGCACATCGCCCGAGCGCGGTACTGAACACACCGCGGGTCCTGCCTGCCTTCACACTGCCGGGGAGGGAAGCGTCCTTGGGGAAAACACGGGTTTGTGCGGGGTCCAGGTGCCGGGAACGGCTGTCCGTGCGAGGGCCCGGGGTGACACATCGCCACTGAGCTCCCGAAAGAGCCCTGGCAGCGCAAGAGCCTCCTGCCGCCGCCTGGGTCGCCTGCTCGCAGACAGCGAGTGCGCTGCGCAAG CTTGCAGGGGATTCCAGGTCCACCCTCACAGCAGCGGCTTGTGTTGCTCtaccttcttccctccctcgCGAAGGAAAACACCACACGTGCCCAGTGCCCTGTCCGTGCCCTGGAGCTtcgcctgctgcagcagcacccggcctgcccgtgccagcccagggCGGCACAGGAGGAAAGCGACGACGCGCCGAGCCGCCCggagcacagagctgcaccAAGCACAGGGGTGTCTCGGCCGCCCGGAGTGCAG ggATCGCCTAACTTGGACAGGGAGCTGA